The Nostoc sp. UHCC 0302 genome includes a window with the following:
- a CDS encoding helix-turn-helix domain-containing protein — protein sequence MINSCLYSVSIAGRSPFRRTGYRWEDLGLEGLWSKPGRGGKSRWTEDDMVFLEECLEKEPRTYNSVQLVQKLEQERKVNIDS from the coding sequence TTGATAAATTCCTGTCTTTATTCTGTTAGCATAGCGGGGCGCAGCCCATTCAGAAGGACTGGGTATAGATGGGAGGATCTTGGTTTAGAAGGACTTTGGTCTAAACCAGGACGGGGAGGAAAATCAAGGTGGACGGAAGATGACATGGTTTTTTTAGAAGAATGTTTGGAGAAAGAACCACGTACATACAACAGCGTTCAATTAGTCCAAAAATTAGAACAAGAACGCAAGGTTAACATTGATTCCTGA
- a CDS encoding tyrosine-type recombinase/integrase has product MTTTLAQITTAFLSRQGLATSTLKSYEQTLLSLLKVHGRLPIELVDRQLLKDYLQSLDDLSYTTHNRHQAIISALFNFAVEEGYIQSNPVSRLSQRKPERQRGEHKTDEIIRYFTPAGLDVLYAGVKKSNARLEAIVYLLHRTGARIGELLSLQLSELNFEQRKFQVVGKGNKQRWCFYSEDAENALQDYIKYYRHKNSTALFTAQHPTTKVVTPVSYRTVNADWRKVVDQHEELKETRLHDLRHTFATERVGLMAIEELRALMGHENIQTTLRYQKITSARAELVAKTALNSLVRSI; this is encoded by the coding sequence ATGACAACTACATTAGCACAAATTACTACAGCTTTTCTCTCCAGACAAGGATTAGCTACAAGTACACTCAAATCTTACGAGCAAACACTACTATCTTTGCTCAAAGTACATGGAAGACTACCTATAGAACTAGTAGACCGTCAACTCCTAAAAGATTATCTCCAGAGTTTAGATGATTTAAGCTACACAACACACAATCGTCACCAAGCAATAATCAGCGCCCTGTTTAATTTTGCTGTTGAAGAAGGTTATATTCAATCGAACCCTGTCAGTCGATTAAGTCAGAGAAAACCAGAACGTCAGCGAGGAGAGCATAAAACAGACGAGATCATACGTTATTTCACACCAGCTGGCTTGGATGTCTTGTATGCAGGTGTGAAGAAGTCGAATGCAAGGTTAGAGGCGATAGTTTACTTGCTACATCGAACTGGAGCCAGAATTGGAGAATTATTATCTCTACAGTTATCAGAACTAAATTTTGAGCAACGCAAGTTTCAAGTGGTCGGTAAAGGCAACAAACAACGCTGGTGTTTTTACAGTGAAGATGCAGAGAATGCTTTACAAGACTATATTAAATATTATCGTCATAAAAATAGTACAGCATTATTCACTGCCCAGCACCCGACGACTAAAGTTGTAACCCCAGTTTCGTACAGAACAGTGAATGCAGACTGGAGGAAAGTAGTAGATCAACATGAAGAACTCAAAGAAACTCGACTGCATGACCTCCGCCATACATTTGCTACCGAACGGGTTGGTCTGATGGCGATTGAAGAGCTAAGGGCGCTGATGGGACATGAAAATATCCAAACTACCTTACGCTATCAGAAAATAACTAGTGCCAGAGCAGAATTAGTAGCGAAGACAGCCTTAAATAGTTTAGTTAGAAGTATATAA
- a CDS encoding zinc ribbon domain-containing protein, which translates to MDNTPKPQETLALYVKRIRTSLSLSQNDLALKAGIHLQSLGKIERGMTTKLNSKSQRGLAVALQVPPEYLDAVVRGVAVVTSDVLKFCPQCWQAGTPPEDIWLLPRSKFCFLCGTGLRNSCAQCNEPITSLKFRFCPYCGFPYKESKDSKDSKTNVFH; encoded by the coding sequence ATGGACAACACCCCCAAACCCCAAGAAACGCTGGCTCTATACGTAAAAAGAATACGCACAAGCCTTTCGCTAAGTCAAAATGATTTAGCGCTAAAGGCAGGTATTCACCTCCAAAGTTTGGGTAAGATTGAACGAGGGATGACGACTAAACTTAATAGCAAAAGCCAGCGTGGGCTAGCGGTTGCATTGCAAGTTCCACCGGAGTACCTCGATGCTGTTGTCCGCGGTGTTGCTGTCGTCACGTCAGATGTTCTAAAATTTTGCCCCCAGTGTTGGCAAGCTGGTACTCCGCCAGAAGACATATGGTTGTTGCCGCGCTCTAAGTTTTGTTTTCTGTGCGGTACGGGATTACGTAACAGTTGCGCTCAATGCAATGAACCAATTACGTCTTTAAAATTCCGTTTCTGTCCCTACTGCGGTTTTCCTTACAAAGAATCCAAAGACTCCAAAGACTCAAAAACGAATGTTTTCCATTAG
- a CDS encoding Hpt domain-containing protein, with amino-acid sequence MPKKPEKEDTKPLKSKMIRVPVALISAVRELSRLHRDGHTGAILQGLQSLISEIDSLDDAYGINPSQQQSQQENPDVKQLEQQVSTLSERIQKLETAYNQLATYINTQGSKRQSYYRPGSTAKPKQLIHTEVELASRLNVDIETLKKVRSNSKSIGEFISWSKSKDPSGLGWEYNDKDQRYYVTQ; translated from the coding sequence ATGCCAAAAAAGCCGGAGAAGGAAGATACAAAGCCGCTAAAAAGCAAAATGATTCGGGTTCCAGTTGCTTTGATATCAGCGGTGAGAGAACTATCGAGATTACACCGAGATGGTCATACAGGTGCTATTCTTCAGGGATTGCAGTCGTTAATTAGTGAAATTGATAGCCTTGATGATGCTTATGGCATTAATCCGAGTCAGCAACAATCGCAGCAAGAAAACCCTGATGTGAAACAGTTAGAGCAACAAGTTTCGACTTTAAGCGAACGCATACAAAAACTAGAGACAGCGTATAACCAGTTGGCGACTTATATCAATACGCAAGGTTCAAAACGGCAATCATACTATCGCCCTGGCTCGACAGCAAAGCCGAAGCAACTAATACATACAGAAGTTGAATTAGCTTCCAGGTTGAACGTAGATATCGAAACCTTAAAGAAAGTACGCAGTAACTCGAAAAGTATAGGTGAATTTATTAGCTGGAGTAAATCGAAAGACCCCAGTGGATTAGGTTGGGAGTATAACGATAAAGACCAGCGGTATTATGTAACGCAGTAA
- a CDS encoding AAA family ATPase yields MPAPLKVDLSPKEDQALLTLTQAKGIPPRTQSRATALRLSARGWTVLKIAQYLKWHPQTVRDTIHRWHWGKLGSLWDCSRPGRRRRWYNPNIMSLLCLKTSLFSYQLIFLLFSYIYLILFLQSHGVSTTLAVKIYRQYKDEAGAKVTLDPYQLGEDIYGISFLTADKIAQSLGVLPDSELRYRAGLIHVLGSAAVNGHCYLPQPELIERAIKLLSTSDHEPTENVITDIIKNMALSDDLIREKGEDQTLLCYQPTYFHAEQNFAQLIQERLSQPLAIDMRRVRDSIERFTNICKIQLSPQQRLAVEMAAYSQIMILTGGAGCGKTFTTQIIVSVYQAMGKSIALAVPTLQVAQSLGDLTGLEAKTIHYLLEFDPLLKRFKRDSENPLPQTVIIVEQASMLNLFEAYSLVKAMAAGAQLLLVGDIHQLPSVGPGQLLADLIDSGRVPVVQLTQVFRQAKNNAIITAAHQINRGQFPTMEPISDNPLSDCLWHGGGHQPEHGVKAISEIITDLIPRLGFNPATDVQVLCPMLRGLIGTRNLNTVLQQLINPPSPDKVEITIGRNLLREGDRVIQLTNDYNRSVFNGELGIINSIDNQEQQVIVQYGERTVVRTYADFQEIALAWSLTIHQSLGSQYPVVILPIYIQHYMMFSRKQFYTGLTRAKQLVIIVGSKKAISLAIRSTHDQLRYTRLQERLENALSIF; encoded by the coding sequence ATGCCAGCGCCTTTAAAAGTTGACCTCTCACCAAAAGAAGATCAAGCCCTACTGACACTCACTCAAGCAAAAGGTATACCACCAAGAACTCAAAGTCGCGCCACTGCTCTACGCTTGTCAGCACGTGGATGGACAGTACTAAAAATCGCACAATACTTAAAATGGCATCCACAGACTGTACGCGACACAATTCATCGCTGGCATTGGGGCAAACTGGGTAGTTTGTGGGATTGTTCGCGTCCTGGTCGCCGTCGCCGATGGTATAACCCAAATATAATGTCTCTGCTTTGCCTCAAAACATCTTTATTTAGCTATCAACTTATTTTTCTTTTATTTTCTTACATCTATTTAATCCTATTTCTCCAAAGTCATGGCGTTTCTACGACTCTAGCCGTAAAAATTTACAGGCAGTACAAGGACGAAGCAGGAGCGAAAGTCACTCTTGACCCCTACCAGTTAGGCGAAGATATCTACGGCATTAGTTTTCTCACTGCTGACAAGATTGCTCAGAGTTTGGGAGTCTTGCCAGACAGTGAATTGCGTTACCGTGCTGGATTAATTCATGTTCTGGGGTCAGCTGCTGTTAATGGTCATTGCTATTTACCTCAACCAGAACTAATTGAGCGAGCCATTAAACTGCTGAGTACATCAGACCATGAACCCACAGAGAATGTAATAACTGACATTATCAAAAACATGGCACTCTCCGATGACTTAATCCGAGAGAAGGGTGAAGACCAAACACTGCTGTGTTATCAACCAACTTACTTTCACGCCGAACAGAACTTTGCTCAATTAATACAAGAGCGATTAAGCCAACCACTAGCAATTGATATGCGTCGTGTCCGTGACTCGATTGAGCGCTTTACCAACATCTGCAAAATTCAGCTCTCCCCACAGCAGCGGCTGGCGGTAGAAATGGCTGCCTATTCACAGATCATGATTCTTACAGGTGGGGCTGGTTGTGGCAAAACTTTCACTACCCAAATTATAGTCTCTGTATATCAAGCAATGGGCAAATCTATCGCCCTAGCTGTACCAACTCTTCAAGTTGCTCAGAGCTTAGGTGATCTGACCGGACTCGAAGCAAAAACGATACATTATTTGCTAGAATTTGACCCACTCTTGAAGCGCTTCAAGCGCGATAGTGAAAATCCTTTACCCCAGACTGTAATTATCGTTGAGCAAGCTAGTATGCTTAACTTGTTTGAAGCTTACTCTTTGGTTAAGGCTATGGCTGCTGGCGCTCAACTATTGTTAGTGGGAGACATCCACCAGCTACCTTCAGTTGGCCCAGGACAACTACTTGCAGACTTGATTGATTCTGGTCGCGTTCCGGTGGTGCAGTTGACTCAGGTCTTTAGGCAAGCTAAAAACAACGCAATTATCACTGCTGCTCACCAAATTAACCGAGGGCAGTTTCCCACAATGGAACCAATCTCAGATAATCCTTTGTCTGACTGCTTATGGCACGGCGGCGGTCATCAGCCTGAACATGGTGTCAAAGCAATCTCCGAAATCATCACAGACTTAATTCCTCGCTTAGGTTTTAATCCGGCTACTGATGTCCAAGTCCTTTGCCCCATGTTGCGCGGTTTGATTGGCACTCGCAACCTCAATACTGTATTGCAGCAGTTGATTAATCCGCCCAGCCCCGACAAAGTAGAGATTACCATAGGCAGGAATTTGTTACGAGAAGGCGATCGCGTAATTCAACTGACCAATGACTACAACCGCTCAGTCTTCAACGGTGAATTGGGGATTATCAACAGCATTGATAACCAAGAGCAGCAGGTAATAGTGCAGTATGGTGAGCGTACTGTCGTTAGGACTTACGCTGACTTTCAGGAAATTGCCCTTGCCTGGAGCCTTACCATTCATCAAAGCCTTGGCTCACAATATCCGGTGGTGATTCTGCCTATCTATATACAGCATTATATGATGTTCTCCCGTAAACAGTTTTATACTGGGTTGACTCGTGCTAAGCAGTTAGTGATCATCGTTGGTTCCAAGAAAGCGATATCTTTGGCTATCCGCTCTACTCACGACCAACTGCGATATACGCGATTACAGGAGCGCTTAGAAAATGCCTTATCAATTTTTTGA
- a CDS encoding peptidoglycan-binding domain-containing protein: protein MFLRDGSQGTSASQVQKALSNVIVDGYYGPETERQVRSFQASNGLLVDGIVGPQALSV, encoded by the coding sequence ATTTTTCTTCGTGATGGCTCACAAGGGACATCTGCCTCACAAGTTCAAAAAGCTTTAAGCAACGTTATAGTTGATGGATATTATGGCCCAGAAACCGAGCGCCAAGTTCGTAGTTTTCAAGCAAGTAATGGTCTACTTGTAGATGGCATAGTTGGGCCACAAGCTCTAAGTGTATAG
- a CDS encoding pyridoxal-dependent decarboxylase, with translation MENNQQYHMSKDEFRHWGYQTIDWIANYLETVEQLPVLSQVEPGDIRAKLPETAPLKGESFADILQDLDKIIVPGLTNWQSPNFFAFFPTGISAPSILGELVSAGLGVQGMLWATSPACTELETHVLDWLIDMLELPCQFKSSSTGGGVIQDSASSASLVALIAARVQSSSDINQLVVYTSTQAHSSIEKAAKIAGIKPENVHLIEVDADYKMCPQLLQQQIATDIQSGLIPFYIAATVGTTSSHAIDPLTQIGAIAQAHNIWLHVDGAMSGTAAICPEYRWIHQGLELANSYCFNPHKWMLTNFDCTCFYVKDRTQLIQALSIMPEFLKNQATTSGKVIDYRDWQISLGRRFRSLKLWFVIRHYGIEGLQYYIRKHIALAQEFAESVKSHPRFELVVNPPLNLVCFRHKFSDEINQEILNNINSSGQIYLTSTKLGQKLTLRMSIGQATTEQTHVQQAWQLICQTANHIENN, from the coding sequence ATGGAAAATAACCAACAATACCATATGTCAAAAGATGAATTTCGTCATTGGGGATATCAAACTATTGATTGGATAGCTAATTATTTAGAAACAGTAGAGCAACTGCCTGTTTTATCTCAAGTTGAACCTGGAGATATTAGAGCCAAACTACCAGAAACAGCCCCACTAAAAGGGGAGTCTTTTGCAGACATTTTACAAGATTTAGATAAAATCATCGTACCAGGATTGACTAATTGGCAGTCTCCTAACTTTTTTGCTTTCTTTCCTACAGGTATTTCTGCACCATCAATTTTAGGAGAATTAGTCAGTGCAGGGCTTGGAGTTCAGGGAATGTTGTGGGCAACTTCTCCAGCTTGTACTGAGTTAGAAACTCATGTTTTAGACTGGTTAATAGATATGTTAGAACTTCCCTGTCAGTTTAAATCTTCCTCCACAGGAGGAGGAGTAATCCAAGACTCAGCCAGTAGTGCTTCACTAGTTGCTCTGATCGCAGCAAGAGTTCAGTCTTCATCAGATATTAATCAACTGGTTGTCTACACTTCTACTCAAGCACACTCTTCTATTGAGAAAGCCGCCAAAATCGCCGGAATTAAGCCAGAAAATGTCCACTTAATTGAGGTTGATGCTGATTATAAAATGTGTCCACAATTACTACAACAGCAGATTGCTACAGATATTCAATCTGGGTTAATCCCTTTTTATATTGCTGCTACTGTGGGAACAACCTCATCTCATGCCATAGATCCATTAACACAAATAGGCGCGATCGCTCAAGCACATAATATTTGGCTCCATGTTGATGGTGCTATGAGCGGTACAGCAGCTATATGCCCTGAGTATCGCTGGATTCACCAAGGATTAGAACTAGCAAACAGCTATTGTTTTAATCCTCATAAATGGATGCTGACTAATTTTGATTGTACGTGTTTTTATGTCAAAGACCGAACTCAACTAATTCAGGCACTATCGATCATGCCTGAATTTCTCAAAAATCAAGCCACCACATCGGGTAAAGTCATTGACTATCGAGACTGGCAGATTTCTTTAGGACGCAGATTTAGAAGTCTCAAACTCTGGTTTGTAATTCGCCACTATGGTATAGAAGGCTTACAGTATTATATAAGGAAGCATATCGCCCTAGCACAAGAATTTGCTGAATCTGTAAAATCTCATCCTCGCTTTGAGCTAGTTGTTAATCCCCCGTTAAATTTAGTATGTTTTCGCCACAAATTTAGTGATGAAATTAACCAAGAAATTCTTAACAATATCAACTCTTCAGGTCAAATCTATCTCACTTCCACCAAGCTGGGACAAAAATTAACTTTAAGAATGTCAATTGGACAAGCAACCACAGAGCAAACACACGTACAACAGGCTTGGCAATTAATTTGTCAAACTGCTAATCACATCGAAAATAATTAA
- a CDS encoding ferredoxin family protein, with product MIELVSHKLCINCNLCVQVCPTNVFDAIPNQPPVIARKEDCQTCFMCEAYCPVDALYVAPQSHTEIAVDEDDLIESGIMGEYRRILGWGYGRKNNSELDTAHKLRQLPRPYQS from the coding sequence ATGATTGAGCTTGTCAGCCATAAACTCTGTATTAATTGCAATCTGTGCGTTCAAGTTTGTCCGACTAATGTCTTTGATGCAATTCCAAACCAACCACCCGTAATTGCTCGCAAGGAAGACTGTCAAACTTGTTTCATGTGTGAGGCATATTGTCCAGTGGATGCGCTTTATGTTGCACCGCAATCTCATACTGAGATTGCAGTCGATGAGGATGATTTGATTGAAAGTGGCATCATGGGTGAGTATCGCCGGATATTGGGTTGGGGATATGGCAGAAAAAACAACAGTGAATTAGATACGGCTCATAAACTACGCCAACTACCGCGCCCTTATCAAAGTTAA